The nucleotide sequence GCGCATGGAAAAAATACGGTCTTAATCCGATTCCCGAACATCCGGAAAGGCGCCGGATGCCCGTCCATCTCCTTAAAACCGTATTACAGGCTCCCCTTGGTACTTGGCAGGGCGTCCGAAGTCACCGCCACCGCGTCGCGCAGGGCGCGGGCAAAGGCCTTCATGACCGCCTCGATGACGTGGTGCGCCTCGCGGCCTGCGAGCAGTCGCACATGCAGCGTGACCCCGCCGTGGTTGCAAAAGCCGCGCAGAAACTCGCGCAGGTGGTAGTGGGTCATGCCGCCCGCAGAGCCGTACACGTCGAGCTGTTCCGGGTGAAATTCGAGGTGCGCCCGGCCCGAGAGGTCCACCACGACATGCGCCAAAGTTTCGTCCATCGGCACGAACGCCGACCCGTAGCGCTCGATGCCCCGGCGGTCCCCGAGCGCCTGCGTGAGCGCCTGCCCCAGCGTGATGCCGGCATCCTCGATGAGGTGATGCGGCTCGATGTGCAGGTCGCCCGTGCCCGACACGCTCAGGCCGAGGCGACTGTGCCGGGCAAGCGCGTCGAGCATGTGGTCGAAAAACCCGTGTCCGGTGGCCGGGGGGTCGTAAGCCGGGGCGTCGAGGTCGAGGCGGACGGTGAGGTCCGTTTCGCTGGTGCGGCGATGAACGGTGGCGGCGCGGGACATGCCAGGAGTCTAGGAGCCGGAGCCGCCGGAGGCCGCCAAACATCTGCATGGCAGGTGATGGTCTAACCGTCGAAAGGTCAAACCGTCAAAATGCTGCTCTTGCTCTTTGCCGTGGGCCATCTGCCATCTGCCATCTGCCCTCCACCCATTACGCCTTGACCGTAATTCGATTCTGTTATAAACTAAACGCATGAAGCTGAGCGATGTCCAGAAACGACTTCAAGCCCCGTTTCCCGCTCACACCGTGAGTTGGAAACCCGCCGCGTTCAACGCCGAGCGCACCCGCGCCCTGCTGCTGGCGCATGTGGATGCCCGCACGGTCCAGGACCGGCTGGACGCCATTTGCCCCGACGAGTGGAGTTTCGAAATGGAGGTCGTGCAGGGGGCGCCCAGCCCCACCGTCAAGGGCCGCCTGACCGTCCTCGGCGTGACCCGCGAGGATATCGGCGAGGCGCCCGAGGGCAGCAGCGCCGCGTACAAGGCGGCGGCGAGCGACGCCCTGAAGCGCTGCGCGGTGCAGTTCGGCATCGGGCGTTACCTCTACGACCTGCCCAAGCAGTGGGCCGACTGGGACGACGCGCGGCGCGGCCCCAGGCAACTGCCCGAGCTGCCCGAGTGGGCGCGGCCCGACCACGAACGTTCGCCCGGCGGCGCCCACCTGGTGCAGGCGATGGAGCAGCTGCGCTACGAACTGCCCGAGGACCTGGACCTGCAACGCGAGGTCTACAAGCACCTCAAGGCCGCGCTCGGTAGCATTCACCCGGTGCCGACAGGTCCCGTGCCGACCGGCCCGGTGCAGGGCGGGAGGGCCGCATGACCCGCAGCCTGACATCCGCCGAGCTGCGCGGGGGGGCGGCCCCCTCCGTCACCGAACCGGTCATGGCGGCCCGCGTCTCTCCTGCCCGGCTGCCCGATGCCCCGCACCTCGGCTGGGCAATGGTCAACCTGGGGCTGCTGACCCTGCTTGGCGGCGCGTTGTCGCGGCTGTTCTGATCCCAGCGCCCCTTTCGCAAAATCCTGGCCCGTTCCGTGGTGGACGGGCTTTTTGCTGATAGGTCTAGTGTCACCACTCTGGTACGTACACTCTAGCCGCGCGTCCCCTATGCTGCCGGCATGACCTGGAACCCCGACCAGTACCACCAGTTCAAGGCCGCCCGCAGCGCCCCGGCACGGGACCTGCAGGCGATGCTTCCCGACCTGCCCTATGCGCGGGTCGTGGACCTCGGCTGCGGGACCGGCGAGCAGACGGCGCAACTTGCGAAACGGTTCGCCCAGGCGGAAGTGCTGGGGCTAGACAGCAGCGCGGACATGCTGGCAAGGGCGGCGGCAAAGCTTCCTAACCTGCGTTTTGAACAGGGCGAGATTCAGAACCTGAGCGGCAGCTTCGACCTGCTGTATTCCAACGCCGCCTTGCAGTGGCTGCCCGACCATCCCCGGCTGCTGGCGCGGCTGTGGGAACACCTGAACCCCGGCGGGGTGCTGGCGGTGCAGGTTCCGGCCAACCACGACCACGCCTCGCACCGGCTGCTGACCGAGACGGCGGGTGAGTTTGAGGCCGAACTGGGCGGCTTTACCCGCTTCGGCACGGCGCACGGGGCTTCGCCGGTGCTGACGCCCGCCGCCTATGCCGAGGTGCTCGACGGGCTGGGGGCGGCGGACGTGACGGCCCTCAGCCGGGTGTATCCCGTGGTGCTCGGCGGGGCGGAGGGATTAATCGAATGGACGAAGGGCACCGCGCTGGTCCCCTACCTCTCCCGGCTGTCGGAGGCGGACGGAGCGCGGTTCTTGGACGCCTACCGGAGCAAACTGAAGGCCGAGTTTCCCGGCGAGCGGGTGTACTACGCCTTCACGCGGGTGCTGTTCGTGGCGACGCGGCCTGAACTTTAACGCCTGTTGCGGCGCCGCAAATCTACCGGGCCGCTGCGGCGAATACACTCGGGTATGGCTCACCAGGATAACAAGCATCACAACGGCACCGACAAGAACGAGAACGCTGGCCAGGGCGAAGGCCACCAGCAGATCGGCAACCAGCAGCAGCCCAATGGCGGCGCCGCCTACCGCGACGACGCCACCGAGCCCCACACCCCCGGCGGCCCCAGCAACGAGCCCAATCAGGGCCAGGGCAACAAGGCCAATGGGTACGACAAGAGCAACGACAGCAAATAAGCGCACCTCGTGAATGCACTTCCGCCCCGCTCAGGGCGGAGTTTTTATTTCCCTTCCCGCCGTTTGGTCCAGCGCGTCGGTTCATGCGTCCAGGGGTCGTCGGGCCAGGGGTGTTTGGGGTAGCGCCCGCGCAGGTCCTTGCGCACCTCGAAATAACTGCTGTTCCAGAACGAGCGCAGGTCCTGCGTCACCTGCACCGGGCGGCCTGCGGGCGAGAGCAGATGCAGCAGCACGGGCACGCGGCCCCCGTTCACCGCCGGCGTGTCGGCGAGGCCGAACAGTTCCTGCAACTTGACCGCCAGAATCGGCGCCTCGCCGGGGCGGTATTCCACCCGCACGCGGCTGCCGCTGGGCACGGTGAGGTGGGTGGGCGCCCGTTCGTCCAGTTCACGGGTGAGGTTCCAGGGCAAGAGGGCCTGCAACGCGGGCAACAGGTCCAGCCGGGCGAGGTCGTCACGGGTACGGACGCGCTCCAGCTGCGGCCCCAGCCAGCTTTCCAGCGTGGCGAGCAGACCAGCGTCCGACAGGTCGGGCCACTCCTGCTCCGTCTCGTGCGGGCCGCGCCACTCGCGCAGC is from Deinococcus wulumuqiensis R12 and encodes:
- the ddrA gene encoding single-stranded DNA-binding protein DdrA → MKLSDVQKRLQAPFPAHTVSWKPAAFNAERTRALLLAHVDARTVQDRLDAICPDEWSFEMEVVQGAPSPTVKGRLTVLGVTREDIGEAPEGSSAAYKAAASDALKRCAVQFGIGRYLYDLPKQWADWDDARRGPRQLPELPEWARPDHERSPGGAHLVQAMEQLRYELPEDLDLQREVYKHLKAALGSIHPVPTGPVPTGPVQGGRAA
- the hisB gene encoding imidazoleglycerol-phosphate dehydratase HisB; protein product: MSRAATVHRRTSETDLTVRLDLDAPAYDPPATGHGFFDHMLDALARHSRLGLSVSGTGDLHIEPHHLIEDAGITLGQALTQALGDRRGIERYGSAFVPMDETLAHVVVDLSGRAHLEFHPEQLDVYGSAGGMTHYHLREFLRGFCNHGGVTLHVRLLAGREAHHVIEAVMKAFARALRDAVAVTSDALPSTKGSL
- a CDS encoding methyltransferase domain-containing protein encodes the protein MTWNPDQYHQFKAARSAPARDLQAMLPDLPYARVVDLGCGTGEQTAQLAKRFAQAEVLGLDSSADMLARAAAKLPNLRFEQGEIQNLSGSFDLLYSNAALQWLPDHPRLLARLWEHLNPGGVLAVQVPANHDHASHRLLTETAGEFEAELGGFTRFGTAHGASPVLTPAAYAEVLDGLGAADVTALSRVYPVVLGGAEGLIEWTKGTALVPYLSRLSEADGARFLDAYRSKLKAEFPGERVYYAFTRVLFVATRPEL